agaaaaaaaaaagaaaaaaaaaagaaaatcattaatttACAAAATAACCCACTCTCCATATTTATTATGacaaataaaaatcttaaataaaacaggctttctctcccctctctccccccAACCCGTCCCTCATTCCGATTTCAGGTAGCTTGGCACTGAGTAATTGAACATTAAAAAATCAAGTTTGTAGACTTCATACAGCTGCGTTTGGTGCTCCGAGCTGATGTTCTGGAAGAACTCTGTGGTCATTTCATCAGTAGTTCTCGTTGACTTTGCATAGGTGGGGAACTTCAGGTAGTTGCTGACTCCTGCAAGCTGGAGAATGTAATTCGAATCCTCTTCGAGCGTTTCGTATTTTCCTATGAGGTCATAGTGAATGTGGCAAGGATGGCAGAGGGAGTACACGGTCTGCCAGTGCTCATTGAAGGGCTCTTCTCTTTGGGTGTGTGGGTCGATGAGATAGGCCACAAACTCTTCAAACTTCACATCGTCTCCTTTACGCAGAGCTTCCTGGGTTGCGTTCTTCCTCTGTCGCCTCACAATTTTGGTGCCGTAGCGCTTGTGGAAGGAAGTGTTGTACTTCTGGGTGAACTTGTTCCTGTAGGCTGACACCAGTCTCTCAAAAGGCTCACGAACAAAGAGGAACTTCATGTAGTTTTTCAAGCGGTGGTTGATCTCTGGGATGCTGTACTGGTTGAGGGTCTTCAGGTTTGAAGACACGTGGGCTTCATTGGCCGGGATTTCCATTGGATCGCTGTATTTGCCTCTTCCCGTCAAAACCATCATGACTCTCTTCCAGTTTGTGCAGGCCACTTTAGGGACGTAGCAATAGATCATTTCATGATCTTCATCCACCACCAGGTGTTTGAGATCGTTGGGTGTCAGCACACGGCGCTTCCTGCTCAATACGCTGTTTGCTCGGCACGTGTCTGTCACTTGGTCTCGTCTAATCTGATGGAGAATGGCTGTGTTGGACAACTGCAAGGAAAGCACATGAACCAGTAAGTCAAGCAGGCTGGAAACTTCCTGCCTTTTTACTTATTATACAATTCGGAGAGAAGTAGATTAGTGCCTGTAGAAACTTAAAAGAGTGAGGCTGAGGAGAAATGTTCCCACATGAGAAGACAGAGGAGCCTCTTTTGCCTCCAAATTTCTGGACAAGAGCTGCTTAAATACTGTTCACATTGTTCAGGGATTTGCTTTGAAGCCAATGCGAAGGAGCGCAGGCACTTACACATCCTGGTGGTAAATGTATTTACACAAAACTCACAGCCTGAGATGTCATCACTGCTTTTCTGAGCCCTGAAGAACCAATCCCTGGTCAACAATC
The sequence above is a segment of the Excalfactoria chinensis isolate bCotChi1 chromosome 1, bCotChi1.hap2, whole genome shotgun sequence genome. Coding sequences within it:
- the CHST11 gene encoding carbohydrate sulfotransferase 11 isoform X1, giving the protein MKPAVLEVMRMNRVCRMVLVTSVGSFILVIFYFQSMLLPVMRRNPFGMDICCRKGSRSPLQELYNPTQLSNTAILHQIRRDQVTDTCRANSVLSRKRRVLTPNDLKHLVVDEDHEMIYCYVPKVACTNWKRVMMVLTGRGKYSDPMEIPANEAHVSSNLKTLNQYSIPEINHRLKNYMKFLFVREPFERLVSAYRNKFTQKYNTSFHKRYGTKIVRRQRKNATQEALRKGDDVKFEEFVAYLIDPHTQREEPFNEHWQTVYSLCHPCHIHYDLIGKYETLEEDSNYILQLAGVSNYLKFPTYAKSTRTTDEMTTEFFQNISSEHQTQLYEVYKLDFLMFNYSVPSYLKSE
- the CHST11 gene encoding carbohydrate sulfotransferase 11 isoform X2; translated protein: MKPAVLEVMRMNRVCRMVLVTSVGSFILVIFYFQIMRRNPFGMDICCRKGSRSPLQELYNPTQLSNTAILHQIRRDQVTDTCRANSVLSRKRRVLTPNDLKHLVVDEDHEMIYCYVPKVACTNWKRVMMVLTGRGKYSDPMEIPANEAHVSSNLKTLNQYSIPEINHRLKNYMKFLFVREPFERLVSAYRNKFTQKYNTSFHKRYGTKIVRRQRKNATQEALRKGDDVKFEEFVAYLIDPHTQREEPFNEHWQTVYSLCHPCHIHYDLIGKYETLEEDSNYILQLAGVSNYLKFPTYAKSTRTTDEMTTEFFQNISSEHQTQLYEVYKLDFLMFNYSVPSYLKSE